The following are encoded in a window of Mumia flava genomic DNA:
- a CDS encoding TIGR03960 family B12-binding radical SAM protein has translation MSAQLHESTGAASVFDRLEPLLPSVSKPIQYVGGELNSVRKEWDAVDVRWALMYPDAYEVGLPNQGVQILYEVLNEREGVLAERTYSVFPDMEAVMREHAIPQFTVDSHRPVRAFDLFGISFSTELGYTNLLTALDLAGMPLHAADRTDDDPIVLAGGHAAFNPEPIADFVDAAVLGDGEEVVLAITEVVREWKAEGRPGGRDEVLMRLAASGGVYVPRFYDVSYLPDGRIQRVAPNRPGVPWRVAKHTLMDLDAWPYPKNPLVPLAETVHERYSVEIFRGCTRGCRFCQAGMITRPVRERSLQTIGSMVDNGLKRSGFEEVGLLSLSSADHTEIGDVAKQLGDRYEGTNTSLSLPSTRVDAFNITLANEFSRNGRRSGLTFAPEGGSERLRKVINKMVSEEDLIRTVSAAYSHGWRQVKLYFMCGLPTETDEDVLQIGELAKKVIETGREVSGRRDIRCTVSIGGFVPKPHTPFQWAAQLDHETTDERLRKLRESVQSDKRFGRAIGFRYHDGKPGTVEGLLSRGDRRVGRVIEAVWRDGGRFDGWSEHFSYDRWERCTAEALADEPVDLDWYTTREREYAEVLPWDHLDAGLDRDWLWEDWQDSIDPDGAIEVEDCRWTPCFDCGVCPQMSTEIQIGPTGQKLLPLSVV, from the coding sequence ATGTCCGCACAGCTTCACGAGTCGACCGGCGCGGCGTCGGTCTTCGACCGCCTCGAGCCGCTCCTGCCGAGCGTCAGCAAGCCCATCCAGTACGTCGGCGGGGAGCTGAACTCGGTCCGCAAGGAGTGGGACGCCGTCGACGTGCGCTGGGCCCTGATGTACCCGGACGCGTACGAGGTGGGCCTGCCCAACCAGGGTGTCCAGATCCTGTACGAGGTGCTGAACGAGCGCGAGGGCGTGCTCGCGGAGCGGACCTACTCCGTCTTCCCGGACATGGAGGCGGTGATGCGGGAGCACGCGATCCCGCAGTTCACGGTGGACAGCCACCGACCGGTCCGGGCGTTCGACCTGTTCGGGATCTCGTTCTCGACCGAGCTGGGCTACACCAACCTGCTCACCGCTCTGGACCTCGCCGGCATGCCGCTGCACGCAGCGGACCGCACCGACGACGACCCGATCGTGCTCGCAGGCGGGCACGCGGCGTTCAACCCCGAGCCGATCGCGGACTTCGTCGACGCGGCCGTGCTCGGCGACGGCGAGGAGGTCGTGCTCGCGATCACCGAGGTCGTGCGCGAGTGGAAGGCCGAGGGTCGTCCCGGCGGCCGTGACGAGGTGCTGATGCGCCTCGCCGCGTCCGGCGGCGTGTACGTCCCGCGGTTCTACGACGTCTCGTACCTGCCGGACGGACGGATCCAGCGCGTCGCCCCGAACCGCCCCGGCGTCCCGTGGCGCGTCGCCAAGCACACCCTGATGGACCTCGACGCGTGGCCGTACCCGAAGAACCCGCTGGTCCCGCTCGCCGAGACCGTGCACGAGCGCTACTCGGTGGAGATCTTCCGCGGCTGCACCCGTGGCTGCCGGTTCTGCCAGGCCGGGATGATCACCCGCCCGGTGCGCGAGCGGTCGCTGCAGACGATCGGGTCGATGGTCGACAACGGTCTGAAGCGGTCCGGGTTCGAGGAGGTCGGCCTGCTGTCGCTGTCCAGCGCCGATCACACCGAGATCGGTGACGTCGCCAAGCAGCTGGGGGACCGGTACGAGGGCACGAACACCTCGCTCTCGCTCCCGAGCACGCGCGTCGACGCGTTCAACATCACGCTCGCCAACGAGTTCAGCCGCAACGGCCGCCGCTCGGGCCTGACGTTCGCGCCGGAGGGCGGGTCGGAGCGGCTGCGCAAGGTGATCAACAAGATGGTCTCCGAGGAGGACCTGATCCGTACGGTCTCGGCCGCGTACTCCCACGGCTGGCGTCAGGTGAAGCTGTACTTCATGTGCGGCCTGCCGACCGAGACCGACGAGGACGTGCTCCAGATCGGCGAGCTCGCGAAGAAGGTGATCGAGACCGGGCGCGAGGTCTCCGGCCGCCGCGACATCCGCTGCACGGTCTCGATCGGCGGGTTCGTCCCGAAGCCGCACACACCGTTCCAGTGGGCCGCGCAGCTCGACCACGAGACCACCGACGAGCGGCTGCGCAAGCTGCGTGAGTCGGTGCAGTCGGACAAGCGCTTCGGTCGGGCGATCGGCTTCCGCTACCACGACGGCAAGCCCGGGACGGTCGAGGGACTGCTCTCGCGCGGCGACCGCCGGGTCGGCCGCGTGATCGAGGCGGTCTGGCGCGACGGTGGCCGCTTCGACGGCTGGAGCGAGCACTTCTCCTACGACCGGTGGGAGCGCTGCACCGCCGAGGCGCTGGCCGACGAGCCGGTCGACCTCGACTGGTACACGACCCGCGAGCGTGAGTACGCCGAGGTGCTGCCGTGGGACCACCTCGACGCCGGGCTGGACCGGGACTGGCTGTGGGAGGACTGGCAGGACTCGATCGATCCCGACGGTGCGATCGAGGTCGAGGACTGCCGCTGGACCCCGTGCTTCGACTGTGGCGTGTGCCCGCAGATGTCGACCGAGATCCAGATCGGCCCGACGGGCCAGAAGCTGCTGCCGCTGTCGGTCGTCTGA
- a CDS encoding TIGR03936 family radical SAM-associated protein, with the protein MTSADPTKSNPEAPNPQLPTVQRLRIRYAKRGRLRFTSHRDFGRAFERAVRRAGVPIAYSSGYTPHPKISYAGAAPTGAASEAEYLEIGVTRPLDPADVHRALDAALPPGLDVLDVTVGAQGRGALAERLQASSWRLRLTGVAPQDAVRAAEAFMQAPEVTVERMTKKGLRSFDARAAVVSLVGAADPDGEDRCAILDLVVRHGTPSVRPDDVLAGLRAVADFAPSDVPVATRVAQGPLDPETGTVGDPFATDRDAS; encoded by the coding sequence GTGACCAGCGCCGATCCCACGAAGTCCAATCCCGAGGCGCCGAACCCGCAGCTGCCGACCGTGCAGCGACTCCGGATCCGGTACGCGAAGCGGGGGCGGCTGCGGTTCACCAGCCACCGCGACTTCGGGCGGGCCTTCGAGCGGGCCGTACGCCGGGCCGGGGTGCCGATCGCGTACTCGTCGGGCTACACGCCGCACCCGAAGATCTCCTACGCCGGCGCCGCGCCGACGGGGGCGGCGAGCGAGGCCGAGTACCTCGAGATCGGCGTCACCCGGCCGCTGGACCCCGCCGACGTCCACCGCGCGCTGGACGCGGCGCTGCCGCCCGGACTGGATGTGCTCGATGTCACAGTCGGTGCCCAGGGGAGGGGTGCGCTGGCCGAGCGGCTCCAGGCCAGCTCCTGGCGTCTGCGGCTGACCGGCGTGGCCCCGCAGGACGCCGTACGGGCGGCTGAGGCGTTCATGCAGGCTCCGGAGGTCACCGTTGAACGGATGACCAAGAAGGGGCTCCGCAGCTTCGACGCCCGCGCCGCGGTGGTGAGCCTGGTCGGCGCGGCCGACCCGGACGGTGAGGACCGGTGTGCGATACTGGACCTGGTCGTGCGGCACGGGACCCCGTCCGTTCGACCCGACGATGTTCTCGCCGGGCTTCGCGCCGTCGCGGACTTCGCGCCCTCCGACGTCCCCGTGGCGACCCGGGTGGCGCAGGGTCCGCTCGATCCGGAGACCGGCACGGTCGGCGATCCGTTCGCGACCGACCGCGACGCGTCGTAG
- a CDS encoding carbohydrate ABC transporter permease, which produces MSLKLPARPTEDELGPTPPVPAQPPRAPRRRRPAESTRSITSESDRRRPAVRWGRRTLNTALLLFLVVVALGPILWLAKAAITPTQDILRTPMAFFPNGTDWANLRTAWVDLDLRLYFVNTVVIALGSWVTQMVVATTGGYALSVLRPRYGRIVYAAVLCTLFVPAVVLLVPLYLTALDLPVVHVSLINTFWGAFLPAGASAFNVVLVKRFFDGLPREIIEAARVDGAGPFRLFFSIVLPMSRPILGVVSVFAVLAAWKDFIWPLLVLPDPTMQPLSVRLPTLAPVTELDVFLAALLLSTAVPIAFFLVFQRFFLRGGGLGGAIKG; this is translated from the coding sequence ATGAGCCTCAAGCTGCCCGCCCGTCCGACCGAGGACGAGCTGGGGCCGACGCCGCCTGTGCCGGCACAACCTCCCCGCGCCCCGCGGCGGCGGCGCCCTGCCGAGTCGACCCGCTCGATCACGTCGGAGTCCGACCGTCGGCGGCCGGCCGTGCGGTGGGGGCGGCGCACCCTGAACACCGCCCTGCTGCTCTTCCTCGTGGTGGTCGCGCTCGGTCCGATCCTCTGGCTCGCGAAGGCGGCGATCACCCCCACCCAGGACATCCTGCGCACCCCGATGGCGTTCTTCCCGAACGGGACCGACTGGGCGAACCTGCGCACGGCCTGGGTCGACCTGGACCTGCGGCTGTACTTCGTCAACACCGTCGTGATCGCGCTGGGCTCGTGGGTGACGCAGATGGTGGTCGCCACGACCGGGGGATACGCCCTGTCGGTCCTGCGGCCGCGCTACGGCCGGATCGTCTACGCAGCGGTGCTGTGCACGCTCTTCGTGCCCGCCGTCGTGCTGCTCGTGCCGCTCTACCTGACGGCCCTCGACCTGCCGGTCGTGCACGTGTCCCTGATCAACACGTTCTGGGGCGCATTCCTGCCGGCGGGCGCGAGCGCGTTCAACGTCGTGCTCGTCAAGCGGTTCTTCGACGGCCTCCCGCGCGAGATCATCGAGGCCGCGCGGGTCGACGGCGCGGGACCGTTCCGGCTGTTCTTCTCGATCGTGCTGCCCATGTCGCGTCCGATCCTGGGCGTGGTGTCGGTGTTCGCGGTGCTCGCCGCCTGGAAGGACTTCATCTGGCCGCTGCTGGTCCTGCCCGACCCCACCATGCAGCCGTTGTCGGTGCGCCTGCCGACCCTGGCACCGGTGACCGAGCTCGACGTGTTCCTCGCCGCACTGCTGCTCTCGACCGCGGTCCCGATCGCCTTCTTCCTGGTCTTCCAGCGCTTCTTCCTGCGCGGCGGCGGGCTCGGAGGGGCGATCAAGGGCTGA
- a CDS encoding MFS transporter → MSDATIGATTPRSGRVIAFVAIVALALNLRAAVGSLGVLLTQVSDALSISPTLAGLLTTLPVLAFAVFGGFAGEAIRRAGLTRTAALALVVIAAGLLLRAATSSVTVFVLASALSLAGCAIGNVILPPLVKQYFPDRIPMVSAVYGAAIVGGASIASMVTVPISDAAGSWRVGLGSWAVLAVATLVPWIWLLRDDVRAAAHVAPLPMRVVMSSPLAWQMVALFALQSAQAYAQFGWYPAILVDQGHSEAYAGLMLGILAGTGIPTTLALPWVMNRVRPAVLPWTFGAVTVAGWLGVLLGPEQLVLLWSILLGIGSGAFTWSLTMIGQRTRTPAATTALSAFVQGLGYLLASLGPLLTGVLHDTTGDWTVPITVLAVAAIGIAIAGTPVARGTTLEDTLRRR, encoded by the coding sequence GTGAGTGACGCAACCATCGGGGCGACGACGCCTCGCAGCGGGCGGGTGATCGCGTTCGTCGCGATCGTGGCTCTGGCACTCAACCTCCGCGCGGCCGTCGGGAGTCTCGGGGTGCTGCTGACCCAGGTCAGCGACGCGCTGTCGATCTCACCGACGCTCGCCGGCCTCCTCACGACCCTGCCCGTGCTGGCGTTCGCGGTCTTCGGCGGGTTCGCAGGGGAGGCGATCCGGCGTGCCGGGCTCACCCGTACGGCCGCCCTCGCCCTCGTCGTGATCGCCGCCGGCCTGCTCCTGCGCGCGGCGACGTCCTCGGTCACGGTCTTCGTGCTCGCCTCGGCGCTGTCCCTGGCCGGCTGTGCGATCGGGAACGTGATCCTGCCGCCGCTGGTCAAGCAGTACTTCCCCGACCGCATCCCGATGGTGAGCGCGGTCTACGGCGCCGCGATCGTGGGCGGCGCGTCGATCGCGTCGATGGTGACGGTCCCGATCAGCGACGCCGCCGGCAGCTGGCGGGTGGGTCTGGGTTCGTGGGCGGTGCTGGCGGTCGCGACGCTGGTCCCGTGGATCTGGCTGCTGCGCGACGACGTGCGCGCGGCGGCGCACGTCGCGCCCCTGCCGATGCGCGTCGTGATGTCGTCGCCCCTGGCCTGGCAGATGGTCGCCCTGTTCGCGCTGCAGTCCGCCCAGGCTTACGCGCAGTTCGGCTGGTACCCCGCGATCCTCGTCGACCAGGGGCACTCGGAGGCGTACGCCGGCCTGATGCTCGGGATCCTGGCCGGCACCGGGATCCCGACCACGCTCGCACTGCCCTGGGTGATGAACCGGGTCCGCCCTGCCGTCCTGCCCTGGACGTTCGGCGCCGTGACGGTCGCGGGCTGGCTCGGGGTGCTGCTCGGGCCGGAGCAGCTGGTGCTGCTGTGGTCGATCCTGCTCGGGATCGGCAGCGGCGCCTTCACGTGGTCGTTGACGATGATCGGGCAGCGGACCCGCACACCCGCGGCCACCACGGCTCTGTCGGCCTTCGTGCAGGGCCTCGGCTACCTGCTCGCCTCGCTCGGACCACTGCTGACCGGCGTGCTCCACGACACCACCGGAGACTGGACCGTGCCCATCACCGTGCTCGCGGTCGCGGCGATCGGCATCGCGATCGCCGGCACGCCGGTCGCGCGCGGGACGACCCTGGAGGACACCCTGCGCCGCCGCTGA
- the mreC gene encoding rod shape-determining protein MreC, with product MKTVASTRTRGRDRDPRPRPVVLLVLLAAVALITLDLTGAGGPVRTVASTVLGPFQGGVARVMEPFGLDVFADRTALEDENVRLEEENASLRRRLASTGVDAQRLGEYDRLARYTREADLRTVQAAVVAYGPGQSFRRTVTIDAGTADGVRVDMTVVAADGLVGRVLVAGRSHATVLLLADAESRVGARLGSDAELGMLSGDGDLSGAGRLTLTLLDGTVEPDVGDTVVSWGSPRGVPYIAGVPIGRVERTTFSPREQSTEVTVAPFVDASSLDVVAVVTGIGRER from the coding sequence GTGAAGACCGTGGCGAGCACCCGGACCCGCGGTCGTGACCGCGACCCGCGGCCGCGACCCGTCGTCCTGCTCGTCCTGCTCGCCGCGGTCGCCCTGATCACGCTCGACCTGACCGGCGCCGGCGGCCCGGTCCGTACGGTCGCCTCCACCGTCCTCGGTCCGTTCCAGGGCGGTGTCGCGCGGGTGATGGAGCCATTCGGGCTCGACGTGTTCGCCGACCGGACCGCGTTGGAGGACGAGAACGTGCGGTTGGAGGAGGAGAACGCCTCGCTGCGCCGTCGGCTGGCCTCGACCGGGGTGGACGCGCAGCGCCTCGGCGAGTACGACCGGCTGGCCCGCTACACCCGCGAGGCCGACCTGCGCACCGTCCAGGCCGCCGTCGTCGCCTACGGGCCCGGGCAGTCGTTCCGCCGGACCGTCACGATCGACGCCGGCACCGCCGACGGCGTCCGTGTCGACATGACGGTGGTCGCGGCCGACGGGCTGGTCGGTCGTGTGCTGGTCGCGGGACGGTCGCACGCGACGGTGCTGCTGCTGGCCGACGCGGAGTCCCGGGTCGGAGCGCGCCTGGGCTCCGACGCGGAGCTCGGGATGCTCAGCGGCGACGGGGACCTGTCCGGCGCCGGCCGGCTCACCCTCACCCTGCTCGACGGGACCGTCGAGCCGGACGTGGGTGACACGGTGGTGTCGTGGGGGTCGCCGCGCGGCGTCCCGTACATCGCCGGGGTGCCGATCGGGCGGGTCGAGCGCACGACGTTCTCCCCGCGCGAGCAGAGCACGGAGGTCACGGTCGCGCCGTTCGTCGACGCGTCGTCCCTCGATGTCGTCGCCGTGGTGACCGGGATCGGCCGGGAGCGCTGA
- a CDS encoding rod shape-determining protein, protein MAGSFPNRHRSVRSVLGRDMAVDLGTANTLVYVRGRGVMLDEPSVVALNARTRAILAVGSDAKRMHGRTPGAITVIRPMRDGVIADFEATEQMLRLFIQQVHRRRHLAKPRLVVCVPSAITSVEQRAVREAGYQAGARQVFVVEEPMAAALGAGLPVHEPAGNMVVDVGGGTTEVAVIALGGVVASKSIRTAGDDLDAAIVDWFKKEHALLLGEQTAEDLKIDAGSAYPGADEPMVSIRGRDLVGGLPRTIDVTAAEVRRALEEPVSRIVDAVRDTLDVTPPELAADILDRGLVLTGGGALLRGLDDRIRRETEVPVHVVDDPLHSVAMGAGKCVEEFDALSQLLTTEPRR, encoded by the coding sequence ATGGCAGGTTCCTTCCCCAACCGCCATCGGTCGGTGCGCAGTGTCCTCGGCCGGGACATGGCCGTCGATCTGGGCACCGCGAACACCCTCGTCTACGTCCGAGGGCGCGGCGTCATGCTCGACGAGCCGAGCGTGGTGGCGCTGAACGCCCGCACCCGTGCGATCCTCGCCGTCGGGTCCGACGCGAAGCGGATGCACGGACGCACCCCGGGTGCGATCACCGTGATCCGGCCGATGCGCGACGGCGTGATCGCGGACTTCGAGGCCACCGAGCAGATGCTGCGGCTCTTCATCCAGCAGGTGCACCGTCGTCGTCACCTGGCGAAGCCCCGACTGGTGGTCTGCGTGCCGAGCGCGATCACGTCGGTCGAGCAGCGGGCGGTGCGCGAGGCCGGCTACCAGGCCGGTGCGCGGCAGGTCTTCGTCGTCGAGGAGCCGATGGCGGCCGCCCTCGGTGCCGGGCTGCCGGTGCACGAGCCTGCGGGCAACATGGTCGTCGACGTCGGCGGCGGTACGACGGAGGTCGCGGTGATCGCCCTCGGCGGCGTGGTCGCGAGCAAGTCGATCCGGACGGCCGGCGACGACCTCGACGCCGCGATCGTGGACTGGTTCAAGAAGGAGCACGCCCTGCTCCTCGGTGAGCAGACCGCCGAGGACCTGAAGATCGACGCCGGGTCGGCGTACCCCGGAGCGGACGAGCCGATGGTCTCGATCCGCGGCCGTGACCTGGTCGGCGGGCTGCCGCGCACGATCGACGTGACGGCGGCCGAGGTGCGCCGTGCGCTGGAGGAGCCGGTCTCCCGGATCGTGGACGCCGTCCGCGACACGCTCGACGTGACGCCGCCCGAGCTGGCGGCCGACATCCTGGACCGTGGACTCGTGCTGACCGGCGGCGGGGCGCTGCTGCGCGGCCTCGACGACCGGATCCGGCGCGAGACGGAGGTGCCGGTGCACGTCGTCGACGATCCGCTGCACTCGGTGGCGATGGGCGCCGGCAAGTGCGTGGAGGAGTTCGACGCGCTCAGCCAGCTGCTCACCACCGAGCCGCGCCGGTGA
- the mrdA gene encoding penicillin-binding protein 2 gives MQRRLSGRLVVVQVLTLALFATLLGRLWYVQVVGGDAYSAQARSNTTRLVTVQPQRGLVVDAAGRPLVTNRVSWVVTVDRSALAVTDVDEQVAVLRRLATLLDTSYQRVVDRTKLCGEDGAPKPPVCWNGSPYEPVPVAEDVPRDLALAIAERPEDFTAVGVEQRYVRDYPAPSGVNAAHLLGYVSPITADEYDASLDSDDPLTPSAAIGRAGVERSYDADLRGVPGTTGKAVDSRGRVVSEGDAVAPQAGDTLVTSIDATVQSLAETELRKAIMTARRTHDDVTGRNYEASAGAVVVMDPNDGRLIAAASYPSYEPDSWVGGISSRRLKSLYSERAGTPLLSRVTQAQLAPGSTFKPIVTAGALEQARYDTGTRLACSSGLQVGNRWFKNYESASYGSLTFDRALQLSCDTFFYRIAYANWVKQGGSDAGVKTPDPLVRMARDFGVGSRTGVDLPGETAGRIGDRTWRRDYWEANKAQYCKLARNPEKIDSAYMRLFAREFCADGYVYRAGDAVNFSIGQGETLLSPLQLAVAYGALSNGGTLYEPRIGKAVLDADGDVVRRIKPSKAGRVPVSKRHLRYIDRALKGTARVGTSSWKFAGFPLDDVPIRSKTGTAEVQGRQTTGWLATYDRNFVVVMMIEQGGTGSGSSGDAVRTIWEGLYGVKNGKVRPDKALIEGTEPSRALPKVDADGRVRRSP, from the coding sequence GTGCAGCGCAGGCTCTCGGGGCGGCTCGTGGTCGTGCAGGTCCTGACGCTGGCGTTGTTCGCGACGCTGCTGGGGCGCCTCTGGTACGTCCAGGTCGTCGGCGGCGACGCGTACTCCGCGCAGGCGCGCAGCAACACCACCCGGCTGGTGACGGTGCAGCCGCAGCGCGGACTGGTGGTCGACGCCGCCGGCCGCCCTCTGGTGACCAACCGCGTGTCCTGGGTCGTCACGGTGGACCGGTCGGCGCTCGCCGTGACCGACGTCGACGAGCAGGTCGCGGTGCTGCGCCGGCTCGCGACGCTCCTCGACACCTCCTACCAGCGGGTCGTCGACCGTACGAAGCTGTGCGGCGAGGACGGGGCGCCGAAGCCGCCGGTGTGCTGGAACGGCTCGCCGTACGAGCCGGTGCCGGTGGCCGAGGACGTGCCGCGGGACCTGGCGCTGGCGATCGCGGAGCGGCCGGAGGACTTCACGGCCGTCGGGGTCGAGCAGCGGTACGTGCGCGACTACCCGGCGCCGTCCGGCGTGAACGCTGCGCACCTGCTCGGCTACGTCAGTCCGATCACGGCCGACGAGTACGACGCGTCGCTGGACTCCGACGACCCGCTGACCCCGTCGGCGGCGATCGGACGCGCCGGCGTGGAGCGCAGCTACGACGCGGACCTGCGCGGTGTGCCGGGCACGACCGGCAAGGCCGTCGACAGCCGGGGCCGGGTCGTCTCGGAGGGCGACGCGGTGGCTCCGCAGGCCGGCGACACGCTGGTCACGAGCATCGACGCGACGGTGCAGTCGCTGGCGGAGACCGAGCTGCGCAAGGCCATCATGACGGCACGCCGGACCCACGACGACGTCACGGGACGCAACTACGAGGCGAGCGCGGGTGCGGTCGTGGTGATGGACCCGAACGACGGCCGGCTGATCGCCGCGGCGAGCTACCCGTCGTACGAGCCGGACAGCTGGGTGGGCGGGATCAGCTCGCGGCGGCTGAAGTCGCTCTACTCCGAGCGCGCGGGCACGCCTCTGCTGTCGCGGGTCACCCAGGCCCAGCTCGCCCCCGGGTCGACGTTCAAGCCGATCGTGACCGCGGGCGCGCTCGAGCAGGCGCGGTACGACACCGGGACCCGGCTGGCCTGCTCGTCGGGCCTGCAGGTCGGCAACCGGTGGTTCAAGAACTACGAGTCGGCGTCGTACGGCTCGCTCACCTTCGACCGGGCGCTCCAGCTGTCCTGCGACACGTTCTTCTACCGGATCGCGTACGCGAACTGGGTGAAGCAGGGCGGCAGCGACGCCGGCGTGAAGACCCCGGACCCGCTGGTGCGGATGGCGCGGGACTTCGGTGTCGGCAGCCGGACCGGGGTGGACCTGCCGGGCGAGACCGCGGGGCGGATCGGCGACCGGACGTGGCGGCGCGACTACTGGGAGGCCAACAAGGCCCAGTACTGCAAGCTTGCGAGGAACCCGGAGAAGATCGACAGCGCGTACATGCGGCTGTTCGCACGCGAGTTCTGCGCCGACGGCTACGTCTACCGTGCCGGCGACGCGGTGAACTTCTCGATCGGGCAGGGCGAGACGCTGCTCTCGCCGCTCCAGCTCGCGGTCGCGTACGGAGCGCTGTCGAACGGCGGGACGTTGTACGAGCCGCGGATCGGCAAGGCCGTCCTGGACGCGGACGGTGACGTGGTCCGGCGGATCAAGCCGTCGAAGGCGGGCCGCGTCCCGGTCTCGAAGCGGCACCTGCGCTACATCGACCGGGCGCTGAAGGGGACCGCACGCGTCGGAACCTCCTCGTGGAAGTTCGCGGGCTTCCCCCTCGACGACGTGCCGATCCGCTCGAAGACCGGCACCGCGGAGGTGCAGGGCCGGCAGACCACCGGCTGGCTGGCGACGTACGACCGCAACTTCGTCGTGGTCATGATGATCGAGCAGGGCGGGACCGGCTCGGGGTCGTCAGGCGACGCGGTCCGGACGATCTGGGAGGGCCTCTACGGGGTGAAGAACGGCAAGGTCCGCCCCGACAAGGCCCTGATCGAGGGCACCGAGCCGTCGCGGGCGCTGCCGAAGGTCGACGCCGACGGCCGCGTACGGAGGTCGCCGTGA
- the mreD gene encoding rod shape-determining protein MreD yields MAAGRTLVIAALLVVALLVQLSVAPVLFPTAVVPDVVLLVVAAVGLRDGAVAGAWTGFAGGLLIDLAPPSDDLMGQWALALCVVGLLAGTVDRGSRSTRWLDLVVSGAAAFVGVSIFALSSIVLGLAGADLAVASSVVGLAVAYDAVLGLLVLPLVRAALDRVEPTPVRGW; encoded by the coding sequence GTGGCGGCCGGACGCACGCTGGTGATCGCGGCGCTGCTGGTGGTCGCGCTGCTCGTCCAGCTGAGCGTGGCGCCGGTGCTGTTCCCGACCGCGGTCGTGCCCGACGTCGTTCTGCTCGTGGTCGCCGCCGTGGGTCTGCGTGACGGCGCGGTCGCCGGGGCGTGGACCGGGTTCGCCGGCGGCCTGCTGATCGACCTGGCGCCGCCGTCGGACGACCTGATGGGACAGTGGGCGCTCGCGTTGTGCGTGGTCGGGCTGCTCGCGGGCACCGTCGACCGCGGGAGCCGCTCGACGCGGTGGCTGGACCTGGTGGTCTCCGGTGCGGCGGCGTTCGTCGGGGTCTCGATCTTCGCGCTGTCCTCGATCGTCCTCGGCCTCGCCGGCGCCGACCTCGCGGTCGCGTCGTCGGTGGTCGGTCTGGCGGTGGCCTACGACGCGGTGCTCGGTCTTCTCGTGCTGCCGCTGGTCCGTGCTGCCCTCGACCGGGTCGAGCCGACGCCGGTGCGGGGGTGGTGA
- the rodA gene encoding rod shape-determining protein RodA, translating to MSAPVRVGRTVRPVALPGDDRRRGFGWVAGVDVLLIAAAVALAVIGTVLVWSATASRDDLTGGDPTAFLDRNGINLAIALALGAVMAATDRRWLRVWAPTLYGLAVLGLVLVLVPGVGATINGSQSWLAVGGLSLQPAELAKLGVVLMMALVFAERAEAAMRSTVRPTDVVIALAAAAVPAALILAQPDLGTMMVLIAIVLGVLALAGVGVGWLLGLVAAGVGVIAVAIATGFLHEYQLLRFEAFTDPSLDPRGAGYNTIQARVAIGNGGLWGQGLFHGTQTQAGFVPEQHTDFVFTVAGEELGLVGAAVIVVLLGVVVWRCLRIAARATDTFDRLAAGGVACWFGFQSFQNIGMSLGIMPVTGVPLPFVSYGGTALFSAAMAVGLVVAVGRRTGRIRRV from the coding sequence GTGAGCGCCCCGGTGCGGGTCGGGCGCACGGTCCGCCCGGTCGCGCTGCCGGGCGACGACCGGCGCCGCGGCTTCGGCTGGGTGGCGGGTGTCGACGTGCTGCTGATCGCCGCGGCGGTCGCCCTGGCGGTGATCGGGACGGTGCTGGTGTGGTCCGCGACCGCGTCGCGCGACGACCTGACCGGCGGAGACCCGACGGCGTTCCTGGACCGCAACGGCATCAACCTGGCGATCGCGCTGGCCCTCGGCGCCGTGATGGCGGCGACGGACCGGCGGTGGCTGCGGGTGTGGGCGCCCACCCTCTACGGGCTCGCGGTGCTCGGGCTCGTGCTCGTCCTCGTCCCTGGGGTGGGGGCCACGATCAACGGGTCGCAGTCGTGGCTGGCGGTGGGCGGCCTGTCGCTGCAGCCGGCGGAGCTGGCGAAGCTCGGTGTGGTGCTGATGATGGCGCTGGTCTTCGCCGAGCGGGCGGAGGCGGCGATGCGCTCGACCGTCCGGCCGACGGACGTCGTGATCGCGCTCGCGGCGGCGGCGGTGCCGGCGGCGCTGATCCTCGCGCAGCCCGACCTCGGGACCATGATGGTGCTGATCGCGATCGTGCTGGGGGTGCTGGCGCTCGCCGGGGTCGGCGTCGGCTGGCTGCTCGGCCTGGTCGCCGCGGGGGTCGGGGTGATCGCGGTCGCGATCGCGACCGGGTTCCTGCACGAGTACCAGCTGCTCCGGTTCGAGGCCTTCACCGACCCCAGCCTCGACCCGCGCGGCGCCGGCTACAACACGATCCAGGCGCGGGTCGCGATCGGCAACGGCGGGTTGTGGGGCCAGGGGCTGTTCCACGGGACGCAGACCCAGGCCGGCTTCGTCCCCGAGCAGCACACCGACTTCGTCTTCACCGTCGCCGGAGAGGAGCTCGGGCTGGTCGGCGCGGCGGTGATCGTGGTGCTGCTGGGCGTGGTGGTGTGGCGGTGCCTGCGGATCGCCGCACGGGCGACCGACACGTTCGACCGGCTGGCCGCCGGAGGGGTGGCGTGCTGGTTCGGGTTCCAGTCGTTCCAGAACATCGGGATGTCGTTGGGGATCATGCCGGTCACGGGGGTGCCGCTCCCGTTCGTGTCCTACGGCGGGACGGCGCTGTTCTCGGCCGCGATGGCGGTGGGACTGGTGGTCGCGGTGGGCCGCAGGACCGGTCGGATCCGACGCGTCTGA